A DNA window from Candidatus Zixiibacteriota bacterium contains the following coding sequences:
- a CDS encoding T9SS type A sorting domain-containing protein: MKKIISILIVLLISFSMANGQVRCLTPLFEQSKLDLYNAFGGSKGPSVGSKDITLHEVGDTATFWNWDLTVMPPEWVQIAATCRAVTEYSYIFVANNQWNVNMDSTDVAMAAYYWEEGTYNDSTAGIYELDTENFGLPPDEIDNDDHIYIFYSALGSYQGSVFDGYFSVYNEYTEEEAQQMGGHSNEVEMFYMSCHPGNPVSPLRISVLAHEFQHMIHWAADPNEETWVDEGCAEYAMLLFGVPDPLVDFPSNPDDDLTVWDSHFSDYIQTFMFFTYLADHYGGAEMIYNVVQDPQNSYFGVQSALYNMGHDITFEQLFVDWAAANFYHGRGGADSPEPDSQYIYYSIDPPAFSTTDWHTNYPAGPNNRGVNHWAADYIVFGNPNEIEGRLVISFEGNTGLNYGLGSIENYNSGIMQADNYYPINNNWTGSVYNFNDFNYFALMVCGPASYGNFDYTYEAEITTGINDAPIPDDGFTLGPLYPNPFNQNTLIEFSLPQGREASIDIYDIGGRMVRQWHIAGDNKTGQLIWDGKNAMGKDVVSGMYFIRLTDGEESRVVRGVLLK; encoded by the coding sequence ATGAAAAAGATCATTTCTATCTTAATCGTGCTCTTGATTTCTTTCTCGATGGCTAATGGCCAGGTGCGCTGCCTGACGCCGTTATTCGAGCAAAGCAAGCTTGATCTCTACAATGCTTTCGGCGGCTCGAAAGGGCCATCGGTAGGAAGCAAGGATATAACCCTTCATGAAGTAGGCGATACTGCGACATTCTGGAACTGGGACCTTACGGTGATGCCGCCTGAGTGGGTACAGATAGCCGCCACTTGCCGAGCGGTAACCGAGTATTCATATATTTTCGTTGCCAATAACCAATGGAATGTCAACATGGATTCTACCGATGTTGCGATGGCGGCGTACTATTGGGAGGAGGGCACCTATAACGATTCCACTGCCGGCATCTATGAACTTGATACGGAGAATTTCGGTTTGCCGCCGGATGAAATCGATAATGATGATCATATCTATATTTTCTACAGCGCGCTGGGTTCATACCAGGGTTCGGTTTTTGACGGTTATTTCTCTGTTTACAATGAATATACCGAGGAGGAAGCCCAGCAGATGGGCGGCCATTCCAACGAGGTTGAGATGTTTTATATGTCATGTCATCCCGGCAACCCGGTTTCGCCGCTAAGAATATCGGTGCTGGCGCACGAGTTCCAGCATATGATACACTGGGCGGCTGACCCTAATGAGGAAACATGGGTTGATGAGGGTTGTGCTGAGTATGCTATGCTGTTGTTTGGCGTACCCGACCCATTGGTTGATTTTCCGAGTAATCCCGATGATGATTTAACCGTATGGGACAGCCATTTCAGCGACTATATCCAGACTTTTATGTTCTTCACCTACCTTGCCGATCATTACGGCGGTGCGGAGATGATATATAATGTAGTTCAGGATCCCCAGAATTCATATTTTGGCGTTCAAAGCGCGCTATATAATATGGGGCACGATATTACTTTTGAACAACTCTTTGTCGATTGGGCAGCTGCTAATTTTTATCATGGCCGGGGCGGCGCCGATTCACCTGAGCCAGACAGTCAGTATATCTATTATTCGATAGACCCGCCGGCATTTAGCACGACCGATTGGCATACCAATTATCCGGCCGGACCAAATAACAGAGGTGTCAATCATTGGGCGGCTGATTATATAGTGTTTGGCAATCCTAATGAAATTGAAGGCAGACTTGTAATATCTTTTGAAGGAAATACTGGCCTGAATTATGGTTTGGGGAGTATTGAGAATTACAATTCCGGCATAATGCAAGCCGACAATTATTATCCGATTAATAATAACTGGACAGGCAGTGTCTATAATTTCAATGATTTTAATTATTTTGCCCTGATGGTTTGCGGACCTGCCAGCTACGGCAATTTTGACTACACTTATGAAGCGGAAATCACTACCGGCATCAATGACGCCCCTATACCGGATGATGGTTTCACTCTGGGACCTCTCTATCCGAATCCGTTCAATCAGAATACGCTGATTGAGTTTTCCCTGCCGCAAGGTCGGGAGGCATCGATTGACATATACGATATCGGCGGCCGTATGGTGCGTCAGTGGCATATTGCCGGCGACAATAAAACCGGGCAGTTAATCTGGGATGGCAAGAACGCTATGGGCAAGGATGTCGTTTCGGGCATGTATTTCATCAGGCTGACGGATGGCGAGGAGAGTCGGGTTGTTAGGGGTGTGTTGTTGAAATAG